From the Terriglobia bacterium genome, the window GGATGCGCGAGTTGCAGACCGACGGCGGCGGGCAGGCCAAAGCCCAGGATGCCGGTGCGCACCGAGTAGAACGACCCAGGTTGATCCGTCTGCAGATAGCGGTCCAGGTCCCCCTTCGAGGACGGGCATTCTTCGCAAATCACCGTATCCCGCGGCATGATCCGGTTCAGAACGCTGAACAAATAACTGGGCGTCATGGGATAGCTGGGCTGAGGCGCGGGTGGTTCCTTCCGCGGCGAAGCAACGCTGCGTTCCCGCGCCTTGGTATGGGTACGAATGTATTGCGCTGCCGTGGCCAGATTTCCCACGACGCTGCTTCCCGCCAATGCCGCAGAAGCGTCGAGCGGCGAGTTGGTGATTTGGAAGAGCCGGGTTCCCGGCTTGATGGGATTGCCGGGCACGTAGGCGTAATACAGGAAAATGGGCGCGCCCAGGACCACCACCGTGTCATACGCGGCCAATTGCTCGGCCAGCGGCCGTTGCGCGGGCAAGAGGCCGCCTTGAAAGAGCGGGTGCGTCCGCGGGAATGTCCACCGCGACGCGATCGGCTCCTGGTACACATCTGCTTGCAGGTGCTCGGCAAGCGCAAGCACTTCCTGCCATCCGCCGTCTTCCTCAATCTGCGCGCCGGCGACGAGGACCGGATTCCGGCTGGCATTGAGCGCGTGAGCCACGGCGTCGAGCGCGGCGGGGTCGGCCAGGACGGTCTGGCTCATTTCCCGCACCGCCACTGCCGGGCATTCGTGATTCCAGTCGTCCATGGGGATGGAGATGAATACCGGTCCCATGGGTGGTTGCATCGCCAGGTAGTAGCCCCGCGCAATGGCCGCCGGCACGTCCTCGGCCCGCACCGGCTCGCAGGCCCATTTCACGTAGGGTTTGACCACTTCCGCCGCCCGGCTCACGAGAAAAGGTTCCGCCAGGATTTGCCGGCGATCCTGCTGCCCAGTGGTCACGACCAACGGAGCGTGGCAGTAGAAGGCATCAATCAGTGCGGAGAGCCCGTTGCCGGCGCTGGCGATCGAATGCAGGTTCACGAACGCCGCTTTTCCCCGGGCCATGGCGTATCCCAGCCCCATGCCGGCTGCGCAGCGCTCATGCAGCGCCAAGACGTAGCGGAAATCCGCGGGCATGTCCCGCAGAAACGGTATTTCGGTGGACCCGGGGTTGCCGAAGATCACTGTCATTCCCGAGTCGCGCAACACCTGATATGTGGCTTCCCTTACCGTGCTCACCGTTAGGCTCCGGATTCGCTGCATCTCGCGTCGCGAGGTGCGGAAGTTATACCATTTTTTCCCAAAGCCGGGGGAAACAGCCGCGGCAAAGCTGCGGCCTGGTTTTATCGCGTGGTTGAATCCCTATTCCGAGAGATGATATCGTCTCTGCCTCTCTACACCGTGTGGGCGATCCGCAGTTTAAGGATCTGACGGAACTGCTATGGCTGTGAAGGTCTGCATTGTGGGCTGTGGCGCGATTGGCAGCGTCATCGGGGCGCACTTGGCGCGCCTCCCCGACGTGGCGGTCTATGCCTGCGACACCTCCGCGGAACATACCTGCGCGATGCGCGAGCGCGGATTGCGCATCAGCGGCGCGGCCGAATTCACCGCCAGGCTCCACGCCACATCTCAGCCCCGCGAGATTCCCCTTTGTGATTTTGGCATTCTGGCCACCAAGAGCTTGCATACCCGGGCGGCGATCGAGCAGACGGCGCATATCTTCGGGGTTTCCGGCGCCGTCTGTTCGGTGCAGAACGGTCTGGGCAATGAAGAGATTATCGCCGAGCACGTGAACCAGGTGATCCGCGGTGCGACGACCATGGCGGCGCACCTGCTCGGGCCCGGCCACGCGGAATTGGAATTCTATAGCGACCTGTGGATCGGCCCTTTCGAGTCCACGGGCACTCCCTATGCCCGCGTCGCGCAGCTCGCGGAGATCATGAATCGCTCCGGGCTGCGCGTGGTCCCCCTCCACGATGCGCGCGGCGCGCAATGGACGAAGCTGATTTTCAATGCCGCCGTCAATCCTGTCGGTGCGCTCACTGGCCTTCACCATGGTGCGGCAACGCGTTTTCCGCCCACCGCCGCGCTGTATGAGGCCCTGCTCCGCGAAGGAGAGTCCGTGGCGCGGACGCTGGGCATCGCCTTGCATGGTGACGCCCGGGAAATGATCGCGGAAGGCGCGAGAGCGCCCGGAAAAAGAAAGGTAAGCATGTTATTGGATATCCTGGACCGGCGGCAGACCGAAGTAGACTTCGTGAATGGGGCCATCGCGGAGTGCGGTGAAAAACTGGGTGTCCCGGTGCCCCTGAATCGCGCGATCTGG encodes:
- a CDS encoding 2-dehydropantoate 2-reductase, yielding MAVKVCIVGCGAIGSVIGAHLARLPDVAVYACDTSAEHTCAMRERGLRISGAAEFTARLHATSQPREIPLCDFGILATKSLHTRAAIEQTAHIFGVSGAVCSVQNGLGNEEIIAEHVNQVIRGATTMAAHLLGPGHAELEFYSDLWIGPFESTGTPYARVAQLAEIMNRSGLRVVPLHDARGAQWTKLIFNAAVNPVGALTGLHHGAATRFPPTAALYEALLREGESVARTLGIALHGDAREMIAEGARAPGKRKVSMLLDILDRRQTEVDFVNGAIAECGEKLGVPVPLNRAIWQLVKGLEHSWKDPS
- the mdlC gene encoding benzoylformate decarboxylase, whose translation is MSTVREATYQVLRDSGMTVIFGNPGSTEIPFLRDMPADFRYVLALHERCAAGMGLGYAMARGKAAFVNLHSIASAGNGLSALIDAFYCHAPLVVTTGQQDRRQILAEPFLVSRAAEVVKPYVKWACEPVRAEDVPAAIARGYYLAMQPPMGPVFISIPMDDWNHECPAVAVREMSQTVLADPAALDAVAHALNASRNPVLVAGAQIEEDGGWQEVLALAEHLQADVYQEPIASRWTFPRTHPLFQGGLLPAQRPLAEQLAAYDTVVVLGAPIFLYYAYVPGNPIKPGTRLFQITNSPLDASAALAGSSVVGNLATAAQYIRTHTKARERSVASPRKEPPAPQPSYPMTPSYLFSVLNRIMPRDTVICEECPSSKGDLDRYLQTDQPGSFYSVRTGILGFGLPAAVGLQLAHPDRRVVCPVGDGSIQYSIQALWTAVQCNAPVIFIVLRNADYSALKSFCDFTQVGRNVHGMDLPGMDMVKLAQGYGMTAQEVDRPEDLEAVLKEAFASQGPRLISVNVAKAGPTCMGMDQSVNPPNYR